A window of Chloracidobacterium sp. N contains these coding sequences:
- a CDS encoding lysophospholipid acyltransferase family protein, translating into MTRWWAGLATLVLRILGWTIRLDTSNLRDLPDPLHGHLPPTTPIIYTFWHNQILAATLFFQRRGIVVMTSQSRDGDIIAEVIRRFGFGAARGSATRGSVTALKAMVKAIRQGADAAFTIDGPKGPRYRAKDGAAMLASLSGAPIQPVCIVTEHHWTLNTWDAFRVPKPFTVGHVFYGQPIWVRRGATAEDIAAATARLQAELDTLLHRWETEHPSQRRSSQRRAGALPSDRHVLDSSPTAAAETASNVETD; encoded by the coding sequence ATGACACGGTGGTGGGCCGGACTGGCAACGCTTGTCCTGCGGATTCTGGGGTGGACGATACGCCTGGATACGTCCAACCTGCGCGACCTGCCCGACCCGCTGCACGGCCATCTGCCTCCGACGACACCCATCATCTACACCTTCTGGCACAACCAGATTCTGGCCGCGACGCTGTTTTTTCAGCGACGTGGCATTGTGGTGATGACCTCACAGAGCCGGGATGGGGACATCATTGCCGAGGTCATCCGGCGTTTCGGCTTTGGGGCGGCGCGGGGATCGGCGACGCGGGGCAGCGTGACGGCGCTCAAAGCCATGGTCAAAGCCATTCGGCAGGGAGCCGATGCGGCCTTCACCATTGACGGTCCCAAAGGGCCGCGCTACCGCGCCAAAGACGGGGCGGCGATGCTGGCCAGCTTGAGCGGCGCGCCCATCCAGCCGGTCTGTATCGTGACAGAACACCACTGGACGCTGAACACCTGGGATGCCTTCCGGGTTCCCAAGCCCTTCACGGTCGGGCATGTGTTTTACGGGCAACCGATTTGGGTGCGGCGGGGCGCGACGGCGGAAGACATTGCCGCCGCAACGGCCCGGTTGCAGGCGGAGCTGGACACCCTGCTGCACCGGTGGGAAACAGAACATCCCTCACAACGCAGGTCCTCACAACGCAGGGCAGGCGCGCTGCCCTCTGACCGGCACGTGCTAGACTCATCCCCAACCGCTGCGGCGGAAACAGCCTCAAACGTGGAGACGGATTGA